CTGGGTCGGCGGCGCGATGGTCGTCGGCCTGCTGATCAGCCTGACCTTCATCGTCGGCGTCAGCGGCATCGCCGACCTGACCCACCAGGCCGAGTTCCGCACGCAGGGCGGCACCTTCACCGCCGAACAGTTCGTCCGCCGCCAGGGCCGCAACCTCGACGCCCTGCTGCCGATCTGGTATCTGGTGCTGCTCGGCCTCGGCACCCTGGCCGGCCTGTGGGACAAACGCACCCGCCTCTACATGGCGTTCGCGCTGCTGTTCAACATCTTCTGGACCGTCGGCCTCAACAACGGCGCCTACATCCACGACTACTGGGACTACCCGGTCATGATCCTCGGCCTGGTCGGCATGGGCGTGCTGATCGACCGCGTGATCGCCTTCCTGCCCGGCAAGCTAACCCTGGCCGGTGCGAGCGCGGCCGGCCTGCTCATGGTCGCGTGGCTGGGCTTCATCGTGCTGGGCCGGATCGACCACAACTACGTCGAGACCCCGACCGACGCCGGCACGCTCGTCTCGGAGCACGACCCGGCCCCCAACCAGACGGTCGCCTGGGTAGCCGGCGGCGGCCTGTCCACCCCGCGCTGGTTCGCCTATTACTGGAACATGGCGCCGAAGGGTGTCACGCCCGCGGTGCTCGCCAGCAACGAGGCCAACCCCACCGACCTGGTCCTGATGGACCTCCGCAAGGTCCCCACCTGGCTGCCGAAGACGATCGGCGACCGCGCGGTGGCGGAGGAGGGCCATTACGCCCTGATCCGGATCTCCGACCTGAAGGCCGCCGAGATCACCCCATAGCCGAAATAGCTGAAGCCGCCGCCTCGACCACGTCGGGGCGGCAGCTTTGTTTTGACTCGGGTCCGCGGTGGGCACGACCGTCGCTCCCGCCAGAGACCGCTTCGCTGCCAGATCCGCGCCCGGTCACCGGCCACCCCAACCCGAGGCCCGCGCGCCGGCTCCGAGCGCGGGTTCAGCCGAGATCTAGGTAAATAGATGCTCCGATAGGCGGGGTCAACCAGTGGTTGCAACACCGAGTAGTTGGGCCATCTTCTCACTCGGCTTGGCCCACCCCAGGGTCATCCGGGGTCGGTCGTTGAGCTCGTCAGCGACAGCGTCCAGACCGGCCTGGTCGATGGTGGTGAAGTCGAAGATCCCTTTCGGGAAGTACTGCCGCAGCAGACCATTGGTGTTCTCGTTGCTACCGCGCTGCCAGGGGCTGTGCGGGTCGCAGAAGTAGACCGGGCAACCCGTCGCGACGCTGAACCGGGCGTGTAACGCCATTTCGCTGCCCTGGTCCCAGGTCAACGAGGCCCGGAGCCGTTCCGGGAGCCAGCCCATCGCCGCGGTCAGCCGGGCCACGACATGCTCGGAGACCTTCCCATCCGGCAGGCCGACCAGGATCACAAACCGGGTATGCCGCTCCACCAACGTCGCGATCGCCGACCCACCCGACCCGCGCCGGCGGGTCCCCTCAAGCAGGTCACCCTCCCAATGGCCGGGCACCGCCCGGTCCGCAACCTCCGCCGGACGGGCGGAGATGTTCAACCCCAGCCACGCCCGGTTCGACCGCACCGCCCCACCCGCAACCGGACGCGGCCGACGAGCCGCCCGACCCGACCGCAACGCCATCTGCCGGGTCAGCTCCGCCCGCAGGTTCCCGCGGGCCTGCAGATAGATCGCCTGATAGATCGTCTCGTGAGACACCCACATCTCCGACCGGTTCGGATAGTCGACCCACAGCCGGGCCGCCAACTGCCGCGGCGAGTACCGCCGCCGCAACCCTGCGAGCACCGCGGCCCGCAGCTCGGTGTTGACGACCAGCTTCGCAGGCCGCTTCGGCCGCCGATGCCGCAACCACGCCGCATAATCGGCCACCGACGGCAGATACCGCTGCCCATACCGCTCGAACCGGCCCGCCTCCCGCAAGACCGTCGACGGCGCCCGACCCAACCGACGAGCGATCGAGCGAATCGACTCACGCCCGACCCAACCCGATCTGCTCCCGCTCCGCCATAGACAACCGCGATGCCATACCCACCTCCACCAACACAACGAGGTGGTGTTGCAACCAGCAGTTGACTACGCCATAACGACAACCGATTACCTAGATTCACTGGTGGGGACGCGAGTGCACGTCGTGTCGCGCGACGCCTGCGGCGTGTCACGGCGCAGGCGCGACGGAGCGCGGCGGTGCTGACCGCGGGCCGTCAAAGCGACCCCTGCGAAGCGCAGGATGTGGCAGTCCGCAGGGCTGCCACAAGGTCCTTCCCGCCAGCGGCCGCTTCGCTGCCAGGTCCGCCGTGGCCGGGCCCAAAGACCGCCGACTCAGGCGGTCGCGGCGACCACTCAGAACACGAAGGCCAGGCCGCTGCGGCGACGGCTCAGCCGCGAGCGCCAGGCCCGTCGCGGCAACCGCTCAACCCTCAGCGCCAGGCCATCGCGGCGACACCTCAGCCCCAAAGGCCAGGCATCGCGGCAACACCCCAGCCCCAAAGGCCAGGCATCGCGGCAACACCTCAGCCTCGAAGGCCAGGCCACCGCGACGGCCACTCAGAGCACCCGGGCCAGGCCGCTGCGGCGACACCTCAGCCCTAAGGCCAGGCAGTCCCGGCAACCGCCCAACCCCGAAAACCAAGACGTCCCGGCAACCGCCCAACCCCGACAGCCAGGCCGTCCCGGCAACCGCTCAACCCCGAAGCCAGGCCGTCCCGGGAACCGCCCAACCCCGAAAACCAAGCCGTCCCGGCGACCACTCAACCCCGAAAAGGCCAGGCGGTCGCGGCAACCGCCCAACCCCGAGAAGGCCAGGCCGTCCCGGCAACCGCTCAACCCCGAAGAGGCCAGGCCGGCGCGGCAACCGCGCCGAGATGGACGTCAGGCCGGGCGTTGCGCGACGGCGACCAGGCCTGGGCCCTTACCAGTGCGCATGCGCTGGAGGCCGATGAAGGGTGACACAGCGAGCTTGATCGCGGCGCCAGCCGCGGCGCCGCTCGGCTGGAGGATGCGGCCCGAGCCCGAGGTGCGCTCCTCGGCCGTGTCGCCCTCGGCGGTCTTGCCGCCGGCCAGCCGGTCGCGGACCGAGTCGAGCAGATAGCCCAGCGGCCAGCCGTAGTGGATCATCTTGATGTCGACCGCGCCGGCTTCGGTCAAGCGGGCGGTCAGCCCGGCAGCGTCGTAGCGGCGGTAGTGGCCGACCAGCTCGTCCCACGGGCCGAAGCGGTGCGGCTCCGACGGGACCGACAGCACCAGGTGCCCGCCGGGCTTGACCAGCGGCAGCCAGCCGGCCAGCGCGGCCGCGTCGTCGGCGATGTGCTCGAGGACCTCGAAGGCGCACACCACGTCGTACGTCGAGCCCTCGGGGATCTTGTTGTGGTCGCCGTGGATGACCGTGCCGCCCAGCGGCGTGATCCGGGCCTGCGCGGTCTCGAAGCTCTTGTCGTCGGGCTCCGCCGCCAGGTAGGTGCCCATCCGCGCCAGCCGGGTGCCCATCGCGCCCTGCCCGCAGCCGAGCTCGAGGATGGTCGTCGGGCGCAGGCCGGAAACTACCCGGCTCACGACGTTCCAGCGCAGCGCGGCCCGGGGGGCGAGGGGCGGGGTCTGCGGCGTTGTCATCGGGTCTCCTGCATAGCGGGGGGTATGGGGGACGTGCGGGCGACTTTCGCGCGGATCGGCTCGACAACCGTGGCGGCGGCGAACTCCGCGGCCGCGCGCGCCGCGGCTTTACGCTGGTAGGCCGCGAGCAGCGCCGGGTCGTCGGCGAGCGCACGCAGCGTCGCGGTCAGGGCAGGAGCATCACCCGGGGGTACGAACAGCGCGTCGTCGCCGAGGGTGCGGCGCTGCGGCGCGGTGTCGGAGGTGACGATCGCGCACGCGGCCGCGGCGCCCTGGAAGACCTTGGTCGGCACCACGTTCTGGGCCTTCTCGGTGGTGCCGAAGATGCCGAGCGAGACGTCGTGCGCGGCGACCAGCGCGGGCAATTCGGCGGCGGTGACCCAGTCGACCCAGGTGACCCGGGGGTTTGCGGCGGCGGCCGCGCGGCAGGCGTCGTAGTCCTGGCCCTTGCCGACCATCGTCACTTCGATGCGGTCGTCGGCGGCCAGGTCGGCCAGCGCGGCGCCGAGATATTCGGTGCCGTGCAGCGGCGTGAACAGCCCGACGAAGACCACCTTGAGCGGGCCGTCGGGCCGGGTGGCGGGCCGCGCGGCGCCGGCCGCGAACCACTGCTGGCCCGCGCCGACCAGGGCGACCACCCCGCGCGGCGCGGCGTCGGCGGGCAGCGCCGCCAGGTGCTCGTCGGTGTCGACCACGACCACATCGGCGGAGCGCAGCGCGCCCCGGTCGATCCAGCGCATCAGCTTCGACTTGAGCCCGCCGCCGCCCGCGGTCAGGCTGCGGTCGCGAGCGGTGCCGGCCGCGGAGACCAGGTGGTCGAGCACGATCGGCGTGCGGCTGCGGAACAGCCGGCGGGCCAGGCGCACGTCGAAATGCCCGAGATAGCCGACCAGGACCGCGTCCGCGGCGCCGGCCCGGCGGGACCGCACCGCGAGCAGGGTCCAGCAGCGCGCCAGCAGCCAGGCCAGCTTGGGCAGCCGCCAGGGTTGGCGCAGCATGGCGACGCGTCCCGCCGTGTCGAGCTCGAGCGGGACGTTAACCTCGACCACTTCGTCACCGGCGGCCCGGAGGCCCTCGATCAGGACGCCCACCCGGGGGTGTCGGTGCACGTCGTAGGTTCCGAAAGCGAGCCAACGCACCGCGGTAGCGTAACGGACCCGCGCCGAACCGGACGATCAGGGCAGCGGCGGTGGTGCTATTCGCTCGCGACCGCGGTCGATGCCGCCGGCGTGGGGTCGGGCACCGTGTCGATGTCGGGCGCGTTGACGATCGGCCGCTTACGCTTGCGGTCGGTGAGCAGTGCGATCGCCGGCCAGGCGAGGTCGGCGACGGTCATCAGCAGCCGCGAGACGAGCGCGGCGACCAGCGCGACCGGCTCGCTCACCGAACCGGCCAGGAGCACTACCAGCGCGGTCTCGCGGGGGCCGAGGCCGGCCGGGGCGATCGCCAGCAGGAAGCCGATCGACCAGGCACCGGCGAACGCGGCCACCGAGCGGATGATCAGATCGGAGCCGCCGGCGCCGAAGTCGAGCAGCAGCGCCCACAGGTGTGCGCCGTAGCAGAGCCAGGTGGCGATCGCCCAGAAGACCGCCAGGCCGATCCCCTTGGCCGACAGCGGCTTGGGCATCGCCTCCCGGCGGGCCAGCCGCATGGCCAGCGCCAGCAGCCGGTTGAGCACCGGTGGCAGCAGCACCACGAGGGCGATCGGCACGGTGAACAGCGTCCACCAGTATTTGTGCCAGGCCTCGCCGCCGAGCAGCGGCAGCACCACCGCGGTCAGCAGTAGGCCGGTGCCGAGCGTGATGAACATGGTGATCAGCACAGCGGCGGCCGACGACCGGCCGGGCACCTGGTAGGCCTTGCCGAGCCGCATCTGGGTCAGCACCGGCCAGACCTTGCCGGGCAGGTATTTGCCGAGCTGGCCGACGAAGAAGATCCGCATCGCGCCGGTGAGCGGCACGTGGCTGCCGAAGTCGGCGAGCAGCACCCGCCAGCCCAGGAACGAGCACCAGACCGCGGCCAGGGAGCCGACCAGGGAGAGCGCGATCGCCGATACAGACAGGTCGCCGATCACGCCCTGCACCTCGGACCAGCGCTTGCTCACCGACCAGGCCACGTAGCCGACGAACGCCACCGTGATGACGATCTCGGCAACCCGGCGCAGCACCGACTTGCGCTTCTTCGCCCGGGGCGGCGCTAGGGGCGGCGCCGGGGGCGACGCGGGAGCTGACACACGAGCACGATACCCACTCTTACTCATCGCCCCAGACCGGCTCCGGGGTCTCGGTGACCTCGCCATCGCCGGCGAACCGGATGAACCGGTCGAACGACCTGGTGAACCAGCGGTCGTGGGTGACCGCGATGACGGTGCCCTCGAAGGCCGCCAGGCCCTGCTCCAGCGCCTCGGCCGAGGCCAGGTCGAGGTTGTCGGTCGGCTCGTCGAGCAGCAGCAGCGTGCAGCCGGACAGCTCCAGCAGCACCACCAGGAAGCGGGCCTGCTGGCCGCCGGAGAGGGTGCCGAACTTCTGGTCGCCCTGGCCGGCCAGCTCGTAGCGGCCCAGCACCTTCATCGCCTGGTGCCGGTCCATCCCGGTGCGGTGCTCGTCGCCGCGCCAGAGGATCTCGACCAGAGTGCGCCCCATCAGCTCGGGCCGGTCGTGAGTCTGTGAGAAGTGCCCGGGCCGGACCCGGGCGCCGAGCCGGGCGACGCCGCTGTGCGCGACCGCCGCCAGCTTCTCGCCGCCGTCGACCGGCAGATTGGCCGGGTCGGGGTCGGTGCCGCCGCGGGCCAGCAGCCGCAGGAAGTGTGACTTGCCGGTGCCGTTGGCGCCGAGCACGGCGAGCCGGTCGCCATACCAGAGCTCCAGGTCGAACGGGAAGGTCAGCCCGTCCATCTCCAGCGCCTCGCAGATCACCGCCCGCTTGCCGGTGCGCCCGCCGGCCAGCCGCATCCGGATGTCCTGGTCGCGCGGCGGGGTCGGCGGCGGGCCGGCCTCTTCGAACTTGCGCAGCCGGGTCTGCGCCGCCCGGTAGCGCGATGCCATGTCGGAGTTGTAAGCGGCCTTCTGCTTATACATCAGCATCTGCTCGCGCAGCTTCTGATGTTCTTCCTCCCAGCGCCGGCCGTCTTCCTCGAGCTTCTCGTGCCGGGTCACCCGGGCCTCGTGCCACGACGCGAAGCCGCCCGGATGGATCCAGGCACTGCCGCCCTCGACCGCGACCACCCGGCCGGCGGTCTGTGCGAGCAGCTCGCGGTCGTGGGAGACGTAGAGCACCGACTTGTCGGACTCGCGCAGCCGCGACTCCAGCCAGCGCTTGCCGGGCACGTCGAGGAAGTTGTCGGGCTCGTCGAGCAGCAGCACCTCGTCGGCGCCGCGGAGCAGCAGCTCCAGCGCGACCCGTTTCTGCTGGCCGCCGGAGAGCGTGCGCACCGGCCGGTGCTTGCTCGCTTCCCACGTCTTGCCCAGCACGATCGTCGTGACGGTGTCGAACAGCACCTCTGCGTCATAGCCGCCGGCCTCGCCCCAGGCGGCGAGCGCGTCGGCGTAGGCCACCTGAGCCTTGCCGGCCGCGGTGCTGTATTTGCCGCGTATCTCCGCGGTGTGCATGGCCGCCTCGGCGGTGGTCAGCCGCTCACCCGCGGCCCGCAGCGGCGGCGCGGCGAGCGAGAGCACCAGCTCCTGGAGCGTGGTCTCGTCACCGACCATGCCGATGAACTGGCGCATGACGCCGAGCCCACCGGACCGGGCGACCACCCCGGTGCGCACCGGCAGGTCGCCGGCGATCATCCGCAGCAGAGTGGTCTTGCCGGCGCCGTTGGGCCCGACGAGCGCCACCTTGGCGCCCTCGCCGACCCGGAACGAGACGTCGGCGAACAGCTCACGGCCGTCCGGCAGGACATGCGCCACGCCCGCCACATCGATGTAACCCACGCACGAATGGTGCCCGACGGATGCCGCCGCCGTCGCCTCAATTCCGAGCGACCCGCAGCACCCGGAAGCCCTTCTGGCTGGCGCGCCGTTCGACCTGCCAACCCTCG
This genomic interval from Asanoa ferruginea contains the following:
- a CDS encoding ArnT family glycosyltransferase, with the translated sequence MTVTDVAPAQAAEQPPRPTPSKEDRWGWTGVGAITLVLAVSFIPRLNLPFGDNHMGRIISRYALHLANLHEKGIVGSDFSADWEPYSNAAYAHHPPLLNILTALFGSFPGDQPVEVWIAPYLLALLVVPAGAALLRGFGLRWTATLLAVGLMASTTFFWVYSPIMFDLGPILLISAVVVVLRRKDYQPPRWLLVIACIAALLATMVSWPGIGFAGAMGLWLLLGRRKIDRVVLWVGGAMVVGLLISLTFIVGVSGIADLTHQAEFRTQGGTFTAEQFVRRQGRNLDALLPIWYLVLLGLGTLAGLWDKRTRLYMAFALLFNIFWTVGLNNGAYIHDYWDYPVMILGLVGMGVLIDRVIAFLPGKLTLAGASAAGLLMVAWLGFIVLGRIDHNYVETPTDAGTLVSEHDPAPNQTVAWVAGGGLSTPRWFAYYWNMAPKGVTPAVLASNEANPTDLVLMDLRKVPTWLPKTIGDRAVAEEGHYALIRISDLKAAEITP
- a CDS encoding IS30 family transposase encodes the protein MCWWRWVWHRGCLWRSGSRSGWVGRESIRSIARRLGRAPSTVLREAGRFERYGQRYLPSVADYAAWLRHRRPKRPAKLVVNTELRAAVLAGLRRRYSPRQLAARLWVDYPNRSEMWVSHETIYQAIYLQARGNLRAELTRQMALRSGRAARRPRPVAGGAVRSNRAWLGLNISARPAEVADRAVPGHWEGDLLEGTRRRGSGGSAIATLVERHTRFVILVGLPDGKVSEHVVARLTAAMGWLPERLRASLTWDQGSEMALHARFSVATGCPVYFCDPHSPWQRGSNENTNGLLRQYFPKGIFDFTTIDQAGLDAVADELNDRPRMTLGWAKPSEKMAQLLGVATTG
- a CDS encoding class I SAM-dependent methyltransferase, which gives rise to MTTPQTPPLAPRAALRWNVVSRVVSGLRPTTILELGCGQGAMGTRLARMGTYLAAEPDDKSFETAQARITPLGGTVIHGDHNKIPEGSTYDVVCAFEVLEHIADDAAALAGWLPLVKPGGHLVLSVPSEPHRFGPWDELVGHYRRYDAAGLTARLTEAGAVDIKMIHYGWPLGYLLDSVRDRLAGGKTAEGDTAEERTSGSGRILQPSGAAAGAAIKLAVSPFIGLQRMRTGKGPGLVAVAQRPA
- a CDS encoding glycosyltransferase, whose amino-acid sequence is MRWLAFGTYDVHRHPRVGVLIEGLRAAGDEVVEVNVPLELDTAGRVAMLRQPWRLPKLAWLLARCWTLLAVRSRRAGAADAVLVGYLGHFDVRLARRLFRSRTPIVLDHLVSAAGTARDRSLTAGGGGLKSKLMRWIDRGALRSADVVVVDTDEHLAALPADAAPRGVVALVGAGQQWFAAGAARPATRPDGPLKVVFVGLFTPLHGTEYLGAALADLAADDRIEVTMVGKGQDYDACRAAAAANPRVTWVDWVTAAELPALVAAHDVSLGIFGTTEKAQNVVPTKVFQGAAAACAIVTSDTAPQRRTLGDDALFVPPGDAPALTATLRALADDPALLAAYQRKAAARAAAEFAAATVVEPIRAKVARTSPIPPAMQETR
- a CDS encoding lysylphosphatidylglycerol synthase transmembrane domain-containing protein, coding for MSAPASPPAPPLAPPRAKKRKSVLRRVAEIVITVAFVGYVAWSVSKRWSEVQGVIGDLSVSAIALSLVGSLAAVWCSFLGWRVLLADFGSHVPLTGAMRIFFVGQLGKYLPGKVWPVLTQMRLGKAYQVPGRSSAAAVLITMFITLGTGLLLTAVVLPLLGGEAWHKYWWTLFTVPIALVVLLPPVLNRLLALAMRLARREAMPKPLSAKGIGLAVFWAIATWLCYGAHLWALLLDFGAGGSDLIIRSVAAFAGAWSIGFLLAIAPAGLGPRETALVVLLAGSVSEPVALVAALVSRLLMTVADLAWPAIALLTDRKRKRPIVNAPDIDTVPDPTPAASTAVASE
- a CDS encoding ABC-F family ATP-binding cassette domain-containing protein, whose protein sequence is MGYIDVAGVAHVLPDGRELFADVSFRVGEGAKVALVGPNGAGKTTLLRMIAGDLPVRTGVVARSGGLGVMRQFIGMVGDETTLQELVLSLAAPPLRAAGERLTTAEAAMHTAEIRGKYSTAAGKAQVAYADALAAWGEAGGYDAEVLFDTVTTIVLGKTWEASKHRPVRTLSGGQQKRVALELLLRGADEVLLLDEPDNFLDVPGKRWLESRLRESDKSVLYVSHDRELLAQTAGRVVAVEGGSAWIHPGGFASWHEARVTRHEKLEEDGRRWEEEHQKLREQMLMYKQKAAYNSDMASRYRAAQTRLRKFEEAGPPPTPPRDQDIRMRLAGGRTGKRAVICEALEMDGLTFPFDLELWYGDRLAVLGANGTGKSHFLRLLARGGTDPDPANLPVDGGEKLAAVAHSGVARLGARVRPGHFSQTHDRPELMGRTLVEILWRGDEHRTGMDRHQAMKVLGRYELAGQGDQKFGTLSGGQQARFLVVLLELSGCTLLLLDEPTDNLDLASAEALEQGLAAFEGTVIAVTHDRWFTRSFDRFIRFAGDGEVTETPEPVWGDE